In a single window of the Bradyrhizobium erythrophlei genome:
- a CDS encoding winged helix-turn-helix domain-containing protein, with amino-acid sequence MAELDDIIHQPLRLKIMAALNALPAAAGLEFARLKKLTGATDGNLGAHIETLAKAGYVSVEKAFVGKKPQTTVTATAAGRGAFARHVATLQEIIAAATRQP; translated from the coding sequence ATGGCCGAACTCGACGACATCATCCATCAGCCGCTGCGGCTGAAAATCATGGCGGCGCTGAACGCGCTGCCCGCCGCCGCCGGGCTGGAATTCGCCCGGCTGAAGAAGCTGACCGGCGCCACCGACGGCAATCTCGGCGCCCATATCGAAACGCTGGCCAAGGCCGGCTATGTGTCGGTCGAAAAGGCCTTTGTCGGCAAAAAACCCCAGACCACGGTGACCGCCACGGCTGCCGGGCGCGGCGCGTTCGCCCGCCATGTCGCGACCTTGCAGGAAATCATCGCGGCCGCGACGCGCCAGCCGTGA
- the purD gene encoding phosphoribosylamine--glycine ligase, producing the protein MHILLLGSGGREHALAWKIAASPLVTKLWCAPGNGGIAREAECVALDIADHAAVIGFCRSNAVDFVVVGPETPLAAGIVDDLASAGIKAFGPSKLASQLEGSKGFTKALCTEFGIPTGAYGRFTDAAGALAYVRAQGAPIVVKADGLAAGKGVVVAMTMAEAEAAIAMMFDGAFGAAGAEVVIEEFLSGREISFFALSDGETAIALASAQDHKRVFDHDEGPNTGGMGAYSPTPFVTDEIHAEIMAKIILPTVNGMKARGTPFRGILYAGVMLTPDGPKLFEYNVRFGDPECQVLMLRMMSDIVPALLASCDGQLKNFDLRWFPEAALTVVMAAKGYPGDYAKGTRIEGLDDAAKVEGVEIFHAGTVLKDGKVLANGGRVLNVCASGKTVAEAQHRAYEAVDRIRWSEGFCRRDIGWQAVEMEREND; encoded by the coding sequence ATGCACATCCTCCTGCTCGGCTCCGGCGGCCGCGAACATGCTTTGGCGTGGAAGATCGCAGCTTCCCCGCTGGTGACAAAACTCTGGTGCGCGCCGGGCAATGGCGGCATCGCGCGCGAGGCCGAATGCGTGGCGCTCGATATTGCCGACCATGCCGCGGTGATCGGTTTCTGCCGGTCCAACGCCGTTGATTTCGTCGTGGTCGGCCCGGAAACTCCGCTCGCGGCGGGGATCGTCGACGATCTCGCCAGCGCCGGCATCAAGGCGTTCGGGCCGAGCAAGCTGGCTTCGCAGCTCGAGGGATCCAAGGGATTTACAAAAGCGCTCTGCACCGAATTCGGCATTCCGACCGGCGCCTATGGCCGCTTCACGGATGCCGCCGGCGCGCTCGCTTATGTCCGCGCGCAGGGCGCGCCGATCGTGGTCAAGGCCGATGGTCTGGCGGCCGGCAAGGGCGTCGTCGTCGCCATGACCATGGCCGAAGCCGAAGCCGCCATTGCCATGATGTTCGACGGCGCGTTCGGCGCGGCGGGCGCCGAAGTTGTGATCGAGGAATTTTTATCCGGCCGCGAGATCAGCTTTTTCGCGTTGTCCGACGGCGAGACCGCGATCGCGCTCGCGTCCGCGCAGGACCACAAGCGCGTGTTCGACCACGATGAGGGCCCGAACACCGGCGGCATGGGCGCCTATTCGCCGACGCCATTCGTGACGGACGAAATCCATGCGGAGATCATGGCGAAGATCATCCTTCCCACGGTCAACGGCATGAAGGCGCGCGGCACGCCGTTCCGAGGCATATTGTATGCCGGCGTGATGCTGACGCCGGACGGCCCAAAGCTGTTCGAATACAATGTCCGCTTCGGCGATCCGGAATGCCAGGTGCTGATGCTGCGGATGATGTCGGACATCGTGCCGGCCTTGCTGGCGTCATGCGACGGACAATTGAAGAATTTTGACCTGCGCTGGTTTCCCGAAGCTGCGCTCACGGTAGTGATGGCGGCGAAGGGCTATCCGGGTGACTACGCCAAGGGTACGCGCATCGAAGGGCTCGATGACGCCGCAAAGGTCGAGGGCGTCGAGATTTTCCACGCCGGCACGGTTTTGAAAGACGGGAAGGTCCTCGCCAATGGCGGACGCGTGCTCAATGTCTGCGCGTCAGGCAAGACCGTCGCCGAGGCGCAGCACCGGGCTTATGAGGCGGTCGACCGCATCAGATGGTCGGAAGGATTTTGTAGGCGCGACATCGGCTGGCAGGCGGTGGAAATGGAACGCGAAAACGATTGA
- a CDS encoding dienelactone hydrolase family protein — protein MRLLSAITFLTLFALASAAHTAPLPVPHEVDIPLGTGLLHAQLYKPNGAGPFPTVIALHGCGGLGNHSEPVLPRYRDWAEQLLKAGSAVLLPDSYGSRELGPQCRVKERRVSARRERVADIMASRQWLEHQPWAVHDRISLLGWANGASALLWAVRPQLSSRNALPDFRSAVAFYPDCRVSSGLGWSARVPTLLLIGAKDDVSSPPACRQMVDGARGRSALARIVVYPGAYHDFDRANFPLHAISGTSDATVPDRGHLGTDVEARADSQKRVAEWLAR, from the coding sequence ATGCGCCTCCTCTCAGCGATCACGTTCCTGACGCTATTTGCCTTGGCTTCTGCCGCGCATACGGCGCCGTTGCCTGTCCCGCACGAGGTCGACATCCCCCTGGGCACCGGGTTGTTGCACGCGCAGCTTTACAAGCCCAACGGCGCCGGCCCGTTTCCGACCGTGATCGCCCTGCACGGGTGCGGCGGGCTGGGCAACCATTCCGAGCCGGTGCTGCCGCGCTACCGCGATTGGGCCGAGCAATTGCTGAAGGCGGGCAGCGCTGTCCTGCTGCCGGACAGTTATGGTTCGCGCGAACTCGGCCCGCAATGCCGCGTCAAGGAGCGCCGGGTGAGCGCCCGCCGCGAACGGGTGGCGGACATCATGGCATCGCGGCAATGGCTGGAGCATCAGCCCTGGGCCGTTCACGATCGCATCAGCCTTTTGGGATGGGCGAACGGCGCCAGCGCGCTGCTATGGGCGGTGCGTCCGCAACTGTCGTCGCGCAATGCGCTGCCGGACTTCCGTTCGGCGGTGGCGTTCTATCCGGATTGCCGCGTCTCGTCCGGCCTTGGATGGAGCGCGCGGGTTCCGACGCTGCTCCTGATCGGCGCCAAGGACGACGTCAGTTCGCCGCCCGCTTGCCGCCAGATGGTGGACGGCGCGCGCGGGCGCAGCGCGCTGGCCCGGATCGTGGTTTATCCCGGCGCCTATCACGATTTCGACCGCGCCAATTTTCCGCTCCATGCGATATCCGGGACATCGGATGCGACCGTGCCGGACCGCGGCCATCTCGGTACCGACGTGGAAGCGCGCGCCGATTCGCAAAAGCGCGTCGCGGAATGGCTGGCAAGGTGA
- a CDS encoding alpha/beta fold hydrolase, which yields MPDLADLYPGYASKWINTTSGRIFARVGGKGPPLLLLHGFSETHVMWHRVAPQLADTFTLIIADLPGYGWSDMPESDKDHTPYTKRAMAQTMVEAMEQLGHVHFALAGHDRGGRVAYRLALDHPGRLSRLAVLDILPTYNYWERMNRLYALKIYHWTFLAQPHPLPETLISGNPDFFLRFKMASQTKSKNLDAIDPRALEHYLAAFRDPSRVHAMCEDYRAGAYADFEIDKKDHDAGKQITIPMLALWGDAGIASAAATPLDTWKTWATNVAGAPVDSGHFLTEENPDATAKALKEFFAAG from the coding sequence ATGCCCGATCTCGCCGACCTCTATCCAGGCTACGCCTCCAAATGGATCAACACCACGTCCGGGCGCATCTTCGCCCGCGTCGGTGGCAAGGGGCCACCGCTGTTGCTGCTGCATGGCTTTTCCGAGACGCATGTGATGTGGCACCGCGTCGCGCCGCAGCTGGCCGACACCTTCACGCTGATCATCGCCGACCTGCCAGGCTACGGCTGGTCCGATATGCCGGAGAGCGACAAGGATCACACGCCCTATACCAAGCGGGCGATGGCGCAGACCATGGTCGAGGCGATGGAGCAACTCGGTCATGTACACTTTGCGCTCGCCGGGCACGATCGCGGCGGCCGCGTCGCCTATCGCCTGGCGCTCGATCATCCCGGCCGGCTGTCACGGCTGGCGGTGCTGGATATTCTGCCGACCTATAATTACTGGGAGCGGATGAACCGGCTCTACGCGCTGAAGATCTATCACTGGACCTTTCTGGCGCAGCCGCATCCGTTGCCGGAAACGCTGATATCAGGCAATCCGGATTTCTTCCTGCGCTTCAAGATGGCGAGCCAGACGAAAAGCAAAAATCTCGACGCCATCGATCCGCGCGCGCTGGAGCATTACCTCGCCGCGTTCCGCGATCCCTCTCGCGTGCACGCGATGTGCGAGGACTATCGCGCCGGCGCCTATGCCGATTTCGAGATCGACAAGAAAGATCACGACGCCGGCAAACAAATCACGATCCCGATGCTGGCCTTGTGGGGCGATGCCGGCATTGCCAGCGCCGCGGCGACGCCGCTCGACACCTGGAAGACATGGGCGACCAATGTTGCGGGGGCGCCGGTCGATTCCGGCCATTTTCTCACGGAGGAAAATCCGGATGCGACCGCGAAGGCGCTGAAGGAGTTTTTTGCGGCGGGGTGA
- a CDS encoding acyl-CoA dehydrogenase family protein — MSIDFEVPAEAKAIREKVRRWVQEECIPAEKELDSKPLDEVLGKLRTKARAQGLWCPFVPKEYGGMGLGPLANALVQMELGESSLGALSMNTQGPDDASMLTILTHGTEYQKEKFLKPLLNGDKRICFSMTEKASGADATGMQTRAEKDGNANYILNGEKWFSSSASVADMALVMAKTDPHAPRHKQFSTFIVELPNPGYRIKRNVANMAIEGPHADVLHGGHSEIEIRDLKVPAENLLGGEGNGFNMGQHRLAYGRLRHGMHNIAKAQRALDMATKRVTERSTFGVLLADRQAVQFMLADCASELYMARLMLLHIAYKAEKGMDLTQENSIAKVFLAHMVHKVIDTAIQLHGALGYSQDTVLAKWYTQVRSQRLVDGPDEVHKWKVGRNVIKAFREHGTTASAAGGDLI, encoded by the coding sequence ATGTCGATCGATTTCGAAGTCCCGGCCGAGGCCAAGGCGATCCGCGAAAAAGTCCGCAGATGGGTGCAGGAGGAATGCATTCCCGCGGAGAAGGAACTGGACAGCAAGCCGCTCGACGAAGTGCTCGGCAAACTGCGGACCAAGGCGCGCGCGCAAGGCTTGTGGTGTCCCTTCGTTCCCAAGGAATATGGCGGCATGGGTCTCGGTCCGCTCGCCAATGCGCTGGTGCAGATGGAACTCGGCGAAAGTTCGCTCGGCGCGCTGTCGATGAATACGCAAGGCCCCGACGATGCCTCGATGCTGACGATCCTCACCCACGGCACCGAGTATCAGAAGGAAAAATTCCTGAAGCCGCTGCTCAACGGCGACAAGCGCATTTGTTTCTCGATGACCGAAAAGGCTTCGGGCGCCGACGCCACGGGGATGCAGACCCGCGCCGAGAAGGACGGCAATGCCAATTATATCCTCAACGGCGAGAAGTGGTTTTCATCCTCCGCCAGCGTTGCCGACATGGCGCTGGTGATGGCCAAGACCGATCCGCACGCGCCGCGCCACAAGCAGTTTTCGACCTTCATCGTGGAACTGCCGAACCCCGGCTACAGGATCAAGCGCAACGTCGCCAACATGGCGATCGAGGGTCCGCACGCCGACGTGCTCCATGGCGGCCATTCCGAAATCGAGATCAGGGATCTCAAAGTGCCGGCGGAAAATCTGCTCGGCGGCGAAGGCAACGGTTTTAACATGGGCCAGCACCGCCTCGCCTATGGCCGGCTGCGCCACGGCATGCACAACATCGCGAAAGCCCAGCGCGCGCTCGACATGGCGACCAAGCGTGTCACGGAGCGTTCGACCTTCGGCGTGCTGCTCGCCGACCGCCAGGCGGTGCAGTTCATGCTCGCCGATTGCGCCAGCGAACTCTACATGGCGCGACTGATGCTGCTGCACATCGCCTACAAGGCGGAAAAGGGCATGGACCTGACCCAGGAAAACTCGATCGCGAAAGTGTTCCTGGCGCACATGGTGCACAAGGTGATCGATACCGCGATCCAGCTGCACGGTGCGCTCGGCTACAGCCAGGATACGGTGTTGGCAAAATGGTATACCCAGGTCCGCTCACAGCGGCTGGTCGACGGCCCCGACGAAGTGCACAAATGGAAAGTCGGCCGCAACGTCATCAAGGCGTTCCGCGAGCACGGCACCACGGCCTCGGCCGCGGGCGGCGATTTGATTTAA
- a CDS encoding alpha/beta hydrolase encodes MINGIGLKKTASALFSALRWGLCGVGVAALVLLVMIAAPLVAPPELRSISAARGTIDFSTLPAIERFQARDGTALGFRHYPATGPATGRVAILIHGSSGSSGNAIHVLSMALAAHGVESYAVDIRGHGASGTRGDIGYVGQLEHDLADFVAVVRKTSPTAPLTLIGHSAGGGFALRVAGSPIQGLFVRTVLLAPYLGYYAPTNRPNSGGWASPDMPRIIALTMLRRIGIVCCDALPVLAFAVPPHSEQSLVPAYTERLRSNFATHLDFRTDLAAATRPVSIYSGADDELMLADKYAEAVRGVTPPVTVKLIDGINHVGIVSNPRAVSMIADDVATAGLNS; translated from the coding sequence ATGATCAACGGCATTGGCTTGAAGAAAACCGCCTCAGCGCTGTTCAGCGCCCTCCGGTGGGGGCTCTGCGGGGTTGGCGTCGCTGCCCTGGTACTCTTGGTGATGATCGCGGCGCCCCTGGTTGCTCCGCCTGAACTCCGTTCCATCTCTGCGGCCCGGGGCACCATCGATTTCAGCACCTTGCCTGCCATCGAGCGGTTTCAGGCGCGCGACGGCACTGCGCTGGGCTTCCGTCACTATCCCGCGACGGGCCCCGCGACCGGGCGCGTGGCCATCCTGATTCACGGCTCATCCGGTTCCAGCGGAAACGCGATCCATGTGCTGTCGATGGCCTTGGCGGCGCACGGCGTCGAAAGCTATGCGGTGGACATTCGCGGCCACGGCGCATCGGGGACGCGCGGCGATATCGGCTATGTCGGGCAGCTCGAGCACGATCTCGCCGATTTCGTTGCGGTGGTTCGCAAGACATCACCGACCGCGCCGCTGACGCTGATCGGCCACTCCGCAGGCGGCGGCTTTGCGCTGCGCGTCGCGGGATCGCCGATTCAGGGACTGTTCGTGCGCACCGTGCTACTCGCGCCTTATCTCGGCTACTACGCGCCGACCAACCGGCCGAATTCCGGCGGCTGGGCCAGCCCCGATATGCCGCGCATCATCGCCCTGACGATGCTGCGGAGGATAGGAATCGTGTGCTGCGATGCGCTTCCCGTGCTGGCGTTCGCGGTGCCACCGCATTCCGAGCAGAGCCTGGTGCCGGCCTATACCGAACGGCTGCGAAGTAATTTTGCCACCCATCTGGACTTCCGGACCGATCTCGCCGCGGCCACCAGACCGGTCAGCATTTATTCCGGCGCCGATGACGAGCTGATGCTGGCGGACAAATACGCCGAGGCGGTGCGCGGGGTCACGCCGCCGGTCACTGTGAAGCTGATCGACGGCATCAACCACGTGGGCATCGTCAGCAACCCGAGAGCCGTATCGATGATCGCCGACGACGTCGCGACCGCAGGTCTGAACTCGTGA
- the xseA gene encoding exodeoxyribonuclease VII large subunit, whose product MTATEALINAPEFTVSELSSALRRTVEDAYGHVRVRGEISGFRGPHSSGHCYFALKDESAKIEAVIWKGVHGRMRFKPQEGLEVIATGKLTTYPGSSKYQIVIEAIEPAGIGALMALMEERKRKLGAEGLFDEARKQLLPWLPEVIGVVTSPTGAVIRDILHRLEDRFPRRVLVWPVRVQGEGSAEQIAAAIRGFNALPAGGRIPRPDLLIVARGGGSLEDLWSFNEEIVVRAAADSMIPLISAVGHETDITLIDFAADKRAPTPTAAAEMAVPVRAELFVEVATFARRTMVCWQRGQEGRRNELRAAARALPAAGELLAIPRQRLDGAASALPRALKANTHAHFRRFAATSARLTVRVLRGQLAQANHRLTVSGERMTLSARSLLRNRKERYAGLQIRLKASKLSNAQAQRQTIARDRERALRLAERARRALTTAMQRLQARVTHSGQLLGALSYRSVLARGFALVRDEQGFAVHAAAGIGPGTRLDLEFTDGHVAATADADRPAAKPAPSRPAASEPKQSAPKRVVKPVDQGSLF is encoded by the coding sequence ATGACTGCAACTGAAGCCCTGATCAACGCACCCGAATTTACCGTCTCCGAACTGTCGTCCGCCTTGAGGCGGACGGTGGAGGACGCCTATGGGCATGTCCGGGTGCGCGGTGAAATCTCCGGTTTTCGCGGGCCGCACTCCTCCGGGCACTGCTATTTCGCGCTGAAGGACGAGAGCGCCAAGATCGAGGCGGTGATCTGGAAGGGCGTCCATGGACGGATGCGCTTCAAGCCACAGGAAGGCCTCGAGGTCATCGCCACCGGCAAGCTCACCACCTATCCCGGCTCGTCAAAATATCAGATCGTGATCGAGGCGATCGAGCCCGCCGGGATCGGCGCGCTGATGGCACTGATGGAAGAGCGCAAGCGCAAGCTCGGCGCCGAGGGGCTGTTCGACGAGGCGCGCAAGCAGCTTTTGCCCTGGCTGCCGGAAGTGATCGGGGTCGTCACCTCGCCGACCGGCGCGGTGATCCGCGACATCCTGCATCGGCTGGAAGATCGATTTCCGCGCCGCGTGCTGGTGTGGCCGGTGCGGGTGCAGGGCGAAGGTTCGGCCGAACAGATCGCAGCGGCGATCCGTGGCTTCAATGCGCTGCCGGCGGGCGGCAGGATTCCGCGGCCCGATCTCTTGATCGTCGCGCGCGGCGGCGGTTCGCTGGAAGACCTGTGGTCGTTCAACGAGGAAATCGTGGTCCGCGCCGCGGCTGACAGCATGATCCCGCTGATCTCCGCGGTCGGACACGAGACCGACATCACGCTGATCGATTTTGCCGCCGACAAGCGCGCGCCGACGCCGACGGCCGCCGCCGAGATGGCGGTGCCGGTACGCGCCGAACTGTTTGTCGAAGTCGCGACGTTCGCGCGGCGCACGATGGTGTGCTGGCAGCGCGGACAGGAGGGCCGCCGCAACGAACTGCGCGCCGCCGCGCGCGCGTTGCCGGCCGCGGGCGAGTTGCTGGCGATCCCGCGGCAGCGGCTGGACGGCGCCGCAAGCGCCCTGCCCCGTGCCTTGAAAGCCAATACCCACGCCCATTTCCGCCGCTTCGCCGCCACCAGCGCTCGGCTGACCGTGCGGGTGCTGCGCGGGCAGTTGGCGCAGGCCAACCATCGGCTGACGGTGTCGGGCGAACGGATGACGCTGTCGGCCCGATCGCTGCTGCGAAACCGAAAGGAGCGGTACGCGGGCCTCCAGATCAGGCTGAAGGCCTCAAAGCTTTCCAACGCGCAGGCGCAGCGCCAGACCATCGCCCGCGACCGCGAACGCGCGTTGCGGCTGGCCGAGCGCGCCCGCCGCGCGCTCACAACGGCGATGCAGCGGCTTCAGGCCCGGGTCACCCATAGCGGCCAATTGCTGGGGGCACTGTCGTATCGCAGCGTGCTCGCGCGCGGGTTTGCACTGGTGCGCGATGAACAGGGTTTTGCCGTGCATGCCGCAGCCGGCATAGGGCCGGGGACGCGGCTTGATCTGGAATTCACGGACGGACACGTCGCGGCCACCGCCGATGCGGATCGGCCGGCGGCGAAGCCAGCACCGTCAAGGCCGGCCGCGAGCGAACCGAAGCAGTCAGCGCCAAAGCGCGTGGTCAAGCCGGTGGATCAGGGCAGTTTGTTTTAG
- a CDS encoding pseudouridine synthase encodes MPRDNDKNNDSRGRRDRPSGGKGRSGAARGPDKKFAKRGFAGKSEGEKRPYAGKSDGARSYGKKPYSGSGKPYAGKREGRSDDRGGEKRPYTPRSDRPNFTPRGDRDDTRPAARFSDRKFGDKKPYAPREGGGEKRPYTPRGEGFRKDGDRPRGDRPYSARPPRDGDRPRGDRPERKFGGDKKFSRGAPDRGPRKDFGSRPDRGADRGESKPWQKRDASSPDHAGRNSRPPRDGARNFDKPRFDKPRYDKPREDRGGERPRFSRPREDRPHGDRPQGDGPFRERPKFDRPREDRPKFERPRRDRDSGPGEGGSSWQEHPRSDHRSFDRNADRPRRDNEDDSKVFAKRPAFGGRGAYRERTPDFEKRAARPPREKKSGERIAKVVSRAGLASRRDAEEWIVQGRVTVNGRVINSPALDVTVNDVITVDGKPLPPRERTRLFMFHKPRGLMTTHADPEGRPTVFDNLPEGLPRLISIGRLDFNTEGLLLLTNDGGLARALELPDTGWLRRYRVRAHGEVTQAQLDELKKGVEVDGVKYGSIDATLERDQGANVWLVFAIREGKNREVRNVMAHLGLEVNRLIRVSYGPFQLGELGEGQVEEVKTRVLREQLGEKIAALAGADFNRPMPGEPQGESADAAAGAPGGKKPFKPAGKSGLIADRKGRRVLVQRTGSEEARARNEAEAAGYGPPRRPQRGYHGKRDLKPRDE; translated from the coding sequence ATGCCCCGCGACAACGATAAAAACAACGATTCCCGCGGCCGGCGTGATCGCCCTTCCGGCGGCAAGGGCCGCTCCGGCGCTGCCCGGGGACCCGACAAGAAATTCGCCAAGCGCGGTTTTGCGGGCAAGAGCGAGGGCGAGAAGCGCCCTTATGCCGGCAAGTCCGATGGCGCAAGATCCTATGGCAAGAAGCCCTATTCGGGCTCGGGCAAACCGTACGCCGGCAAGCGCGAAGGCCGCAGCGACGACCGTGGCGGTGAAAAGCGCCCGTACACCCCGCGCAGCGACCGTCCTAACTTTACGCCGCGTGGCGATCGCGACGATACCCGCCCGGCGGCGCGATTTTCCGACAGGAAATTCGGCGACAAGAAGCCCTATGCGCCGCGTGAAGGCGGCGGCGAAAAGCGGCCCTACACGCCGCGCGGCGAAGGTTTTCGCAAGGATGGCGATCGGCCCCGAGGAGACCGTCCGTACAGCGCGCGACCGCCGCGCGACGGCGATCGGCCCCGCGGAGATCGGCCCGAGAGAAAGTTCGGTGGCGACAAGAAATTCTCCCGCGGCGCGCCCGATCGCGGTCCGCGCAAGGATTTCGGTAGCCGCCCTGATCGAGGCGCGGATCGCGGCGAGTCGAAACCGTGGCAGAAGCGCGACGCGAGTTCGCCTGATCACGCCGGCCGCAATTCCCGTCCGCCGCGTGATGGCGCCAGAAATTTCGACAAGCCGCGCTTTGATAAACCCCGTTACGACAAGCCGCGTGAAGATCGCGGCGGCGAGCGTCCTCGGTTTTCGCGTCCACGCGAGGATCGTCCCCACGGCGACCGTCCCCAAGGTGATGGCCCGTTTCGCGAGCGGCCGAAGTTCGACCGCCCCCGCGAGGACCGTCCGAAATTCGAGCGCCCGCGGCGGGATCGCGACAGCGGCCCTGGCGAAGGCGGTAGCTCCTGGCAGGAACATCCGCGCAGCGACCATCGATCGTTCGATCGCAATGCCGATCGGCCGCGCCGCGACAATGAGGACGACAGCAAGGTCTTTGCAAAACGTCCCGCTTTCGGCGGCCGCGGCGCCTATCGCGAGCGCACGCCTGATTTCGAGAAACGTGCCGCGCGTCCGCCGCGCGAAAAGAAATCCGGCGAGCGCATCGCCAAGGTGGTGTCGCGGGCAGGGCTTGCCTCGCGCCGCGATGCCGAGGAATGGATCGTGCAGGGCCGCGTCACCGTCAACGGCCGCGTCATCAATTCGCCGGCGCTCGATGTCACCGTCAACGATGTCATCACGGTCGACGGCAAGCCGTTGCCGCCGCGCGAGCGCACCCGGCTGTTCATGTTTCACAAGCCGCGCGGGTTGATGACCACCCACGCCGACCCGGAAGGACGGCCGACGGTGTTCGACAATTTGCCGGAGGGTCTGCCGCGGCTGATCTCGATCGGCCGGCTCGATTTCAACACCGAAGGCCTGCTGCTCTTGACCAATGACGGCGGGCTGGCGCGCGCGCTCGAATTGCCCGACACCGGCTGGCTGCGGCGCTACCGCGTCCGCGCCCACGGCGAAGTCACCCAGGCGCAGCTCGACGAACTGAAGAAGGGCGTCGAAGTCGACGGAGTCAAATATGGTTCGATCGATGCCACGCTGGAGCGCGACCAGGGCGCCAATGTCTGGCTGGTGTTCGCGATCCGCGAGGGCAAGAACCGCGAGGTGCGCAACGTGATGGCGCATCTCGGCCTCGAAGTGAACCGGCTGATCCGGGTGTCCTACGGACCGTTTCAACTGGGCGAACTCGGCGAAGGCCAGGTCGAGGAGGTCAAGACAAGGGTGCTGCGCGAGCAGCTCGGCGAAAAAATCGCCGCGCTGGCGGGGGCGGATTTCAATCGGCCGATGCCGGGGGAACCCCAGGGCGAATCGGCGGATGCAGCGGCCGGGGCGCCGGGCGGCAAGAAGCCGTTCAAGCCCGCCGGTAAGAGCGGCCTGATCGCCGACCGCAAGGGCCGCCGCGTGCTGGTGC
- a CDS encoding alpha/beta hydrolase has protein sequence MVATIVSGSFKLILWSLAAAGFVTLVLAALVATPVRRPPELISVSNTAGAVDRSDMPGIERFHARDGTELAYRHYPAGSPATGQIAVVIHGSSGSSVAVHALAKALAGRGVETYAPDIRGHGASGTRGDITYLGQLEDDLSDLVGEIRKNNPTAPLTLIGHSSGGGFALRVAGSPIQNLFVRTVLLAPYLGYDAPSSRQDAGGWASPDIPRLLGLTMLRRLGIVCCESLPTVAFAVGPNTSAILASTYSYRLMRNFGSSRDYRDDFVAATRPVAVFAGAADELMFPDKYRDAVGERAPVRLIDGVNHMGIVSDAAAVAAIADDIAKAGSGS, from the coding sequence ATGGTCGCAACCATCGTTTCGGGAAGTTTCAAGCTCATCCTTTGGAGTCTTGCCGCCGCAGGCTTTGTAACGCTGGTGCTGGCGGCATTGGTCGCCACGCCGGTCCGGCGACCACCGGAGCTGATCTCGGTTTCGAACACGGCGGGTGCGGTGGATCGCAGCGACATGCCGGGGATCGAGCGGTTTCATGCCCGCGACGGCACTGAACTGGCCTACCGGCATTATCCGGCCGGCTCGCCGGCGACCGGACAGATTGCCGTCGTCATCCACGGCTCGTCGGGATCTAGCGTTGCGGTTCACGCTCTGGCAAAGGCGCTCGCGGGGCGGGGCGTTGAGACCTACGCGCCTGACATTCGCGGCCATGGCGCGTCCGGCACTCGTGGCGACATCACCTATTTGGGGCAGCTTGAGGACGATCTTTCGGATTTGGTCGGTGAGATCCGCAAAAACAATCCCACCGCGCCGCTTACCCTGATCGGCCATTCCTCCGGCGGCGGGTTCGCGCTGCGGGTCGCGGGATCGCCGATCCAGAACCTGTTCGTGCGCACCGTGTTGCTCGCGCCCTATCTCGGCTACGACGCGCCGAGCAGCCGCCAGGACGCGGGCGGATGGGCGAGCCCTGACATTCCCCGTCTCCTCGGCCTGACGATGTTGCGCCGGCTCGGAATCGTCTGCTGTGAATCGCTGCCGACCGTCGCCTTCGCGGTTGGTCCAAACACCAGTGCGATCCTGGCCTCGACCTATTCGTATCGCCTGATGCGCAATTTCGGCAGTTCGCGCGACTACCGCGACGACTTTGTGGCCGCGACCAGGCCGGTCGCGGTGTTCGCCGGTGCCGCCGACGAATTGATGTTTCCCGACAAATACCGGGATGCCGTGGGCGAGCGCGCCCCGGTCAGGTTGATCGATGGCGTCAACCACATGGGAATTGTCAGCGACGCTGCGGCGGTCGCTGCGATCGCGGATGACATCGCCAAAGCAGGGAGCGGATCATGA
- a CDS encoding nucleoside deaminase, whose protein sequence is MTVPSFMDLALKTAENAGKAGEVPIGCVIVRNYEVIATAGNRTLTDRDPTAHAEILAIRQAAEAIGTERLVECDLYVTLEPCTMCAAAISFARIRRLYFGAADPKGGAVESGVRFFTSPTCHHVPDVYSAVGEREAATLLRDFFKVRR, encoded by the coding sequence ATGACCGTCCCTTCTTTCATGGATTTGGCGCTCAAAACGGCGGAAAATGCCGGAAAAGCCGGCGAAGTTCCGATCGGGTGCGTCATCGTCAGGAATTACGAGGTCATCGCCACGGCCGGCAACCGCACCCTGACCGACCGCGATCCAACCGCGCATGCCGAAATATTGGCGATCCGGCAAGCCGCCGAGGCGATCGGCACCGAAAGGCTGGTCGAATGCGACCTCTACGTCACGCTGGAGCCGTGCACGATGTGCGCCGCCGCGATCTCGTTTGCGCGGATCAGGCGACTGTATTTCGGCGCGGCCGATCCGAAGGGCGGCGCGGTAGAGTCCGGGGTCCGGTTTTTCACCTCGCCGACCTGCCACCACGTGCCGGACGTCTATTCAGCGGTCGGCGAGCGTGAGGCCGCGACGCTGCTGCGGGATTTTTTCAAGGTGAGAAGGTGA